The DNA region GCCGCTTTTCCTCAACAAGGCTTTCCCGAGTCCTTTAATTACACCCTCAGCCCTTCGACTACCCCATTTTCAATTTGTTTCGGAGCgaatgtttttctgtttgcactgaaaaaaagccattttctggGTTATCCGGTGGTTTGGGACCGGTCAGTGGTGCtcgggggctggggggagccaggctgtgccggggtctcctccctgccctgccaaaAAAACAGCTCCCACGGTGCAAGGGGAAGAGCAAACACCCCCAGGCTGGTGCTGGGGATAACGGTGCAATTACCGGTCTCTCAGCAAGGTTTGGAAGATTTATAGCTGTTTGTGCCGAAGCAGGGGTGAAAGAGGAAGGTGTCCCGTATCCTCCTCACCAAGGCCTTTTGTACAACGTGACGTCTCCGGCCAGAGGATCGTGGCAGCTTGCCATGAAAAATCagcttctatttctgtttcttttgtctgCTGACCTGACCCAAGAAATCTCTCCGCTGGCAGCATAATAAGGAGGGGAAAATAATAAAGATGTAAGCGTAGATGTAATTGTTTAGCGCAGATTTCTCACTTTTCCTTGTGTTTATTAAAATGAGGACAGCGACAGTTAAAATGCCGTGCGGTTATTGAGTGCAAAGCCAGGCTGTTTGTGGCTGGAGCTGTTAAGGCAGCAGCTGGATGCAGGGAGAAATGGGAAAACTGGCCAAGAGTGGTGTAAGGGCCCCCAAATCCGACCTCCTGACTCAAAACCGAGCCCTGCTTGGAAGCGTTCTGCACCGTTGCATCTTCCCTATCAGGCTGGTACCTACCGCTGCGGGCTGCGTACAGCTTTTAATTCATCCTTCAGTTGCCTGAGTGGAAAAAGCCCAAACCCCCTAAAAAATATTGCACGATTTAGATACGATCATATGAAACTTCGCAGCGACGGTTAGCTAGCACCGTTTGCCTCTTTGCAGCAGCCGACAACCAAAACAGTCACCAGAGGAGGTCTGTTGGGTGATTACTTTTTTCCATTGCAGCAGCCGACGGGGTTGTCCTACCACGGTTTTCCTGTTGAGCGTCAACAGCGTATCTGCGGAGAGCCCCGTTCACCTGCGCCGGGGAGCCAGCCCTTGATGATGCTTCGCTTTCTTCTTTTATCGTCAGCGGGAGCGCGCGCGGGAATGAGATCGTCACCCTTGATCCCCTCTTTTGACACCGTCATCAGTGGGATTTCTGAATACAGCTCTAGCCGGGTTTGCAGTCTTCCTCCGTGGAGCTGCCCGTAGCCACATACGTTTCAGCCCGCAGACTTTGGAGGTGCAGGTTTCTTGGAGCTTTACCCAGGCACCGCAAAATCCATCTGATAAAAGGAATAGCTTTATGCCGACACTGAAACCATGCAACAGGGCAGCACCGTCTTTTGCTGCGCTGCACTGGAAGACTTACTGCAAGCCGAATTTGCAGGAGGAACAAATTCCCGTGTAAACGAGctgaaagaaagagggagggaggaaaagtttaaaaagtgtattttaaaaaaaaaacaacagtgaaccTGTTAAGCGATTTGttcctttaaataaatgcttCGGCGTTATCTTTGTTACAGACAGGCAAACAATTGGCTGTGCTAGGTACAACTGGGATTTTCAAGGCAAGCCCGAAGAGATGCTAAGCCCAGGTTGCCGCAGAAGAGTAGGAGGGTGTGGGTACCCGTTTGCCGCAGCACCTTCCCGCTCCGGCGGGTAACCGGGCTGGGGGCACTTGGGCCAGAGCACCCAGGTGCCCCCGGATTTGGGGGACGGAGGGGAGATAGACGATGAGCCTCCCAACAGGGACCTAAGAGCAGCATCTTGCAAAGAACTGCTGGAGGTTTATCGTGCATCTGTTACAGCATCAGCCATTTTAGAGCTTATTACACGCACCGACTTTTGTTAGACACAGGATCTTTGGGTTGGCTTGGGAGAGATGCTCAGAGCCTTCCTGGGGATAAGTTGGTTTCATTGAGGCAATGCTGTTTTCACAGCGGCTGAGAGCAGGACAGCCCGACGGGTGTCGGGATGGCTTTTGGTTTCCCGTAGGCTCTGATCACCTTGTTGGGATTTCCGTGCTACGACGGGCAGCTCGatgcccggggggctctcccctTTCCGTTAGGACCATCCCAACTCCTATCTCATCTCCTTTCTGGTCTTTTGGCCCCTGAGGTCCGTCTCGCCCCAGCGGTGCTACAGCTTTGTGCTCTTCACTTCCAGTTTTTGTGAACCTCTCAGGCAATTATTGATCGTGGAGCCCAGGACAGACCGCACGCAGCTGAGACATGGTTTAGCACAGAGATAAGGCAATGGCTGTACCATTTTGTATTGCTGAATTTCCCTTAGCCAGTGCAATGTGGATATTCAAAGGCGTGTTTTTATCTTCTTCTAGCAGTTTTGCTCCTGCTGCGATTATCACTTTGTCTCTCTCTCCATCTACACCACAGCAACCACTCTGCTGGCAGTTTGGAAAACCATATTCCAAGAGTTAATTAATTTGTACTGGAAAACGTCCCATATGCTACTCTTTTTGTTTATGGACGTAGAAAGCGAATCGCAGAATTAATTAACGCTAATGCCTGTgcgtgtgtgtttttttttttttttttttttttctcctttctgaaccAGAAAATGACAGATGGAGAGATCTCAGCAGGAAATGTCCACTTCAGCTCGAGCAGCCGGGCACCAGCATCTGGGACTGCTTGTCGGACAAGGGCGAGGAGGGCTCGCGCTGGCCGAGGGAGACGGCCAGCACCTGCTCCGTCACCAACCTGATCAAAGACCTCAGCCTCAGCGACCCCCACGGCAACCCCCTAGCCCCCCCCAGCAAGCGCCAGTGCCGCTCGCTCTCGTTTTCGGATGAAATGTCGAGCTGCGGGACCTCGTGGAGACCCTTAGGCTCGAAGGTTTGGACCCCGGTCGAGAAACGGCGGTGTTACAGCGGGGGCAGCGTGCAACGCTACTCCAACGGCTTTGCCACCATGCAGAGGAGCTCGAGCTTCAGCCTGCCCTCGCGGTCCAACCCGCTCTCCTGCGAGCATCCCGCCCTCAGCAGCCGGCTGGGATGCCAGCCCGGCACGGGGCCGAGGAAATCGGCCGCCGGTGGGCACGGAGGAGACCGGGTGGACATGCAGAGGTCCCTCTCCTGCTCGCACGACCGCTTCTCCTCCTCGGAGTACTGCCCGCCCTCGGCAAGCAGCACCCCCGCCTCCACGCCGGAGCTGGGGCGACGGGCCGGCGGGCTCTCGCGAAGCCGCTCGCAGCCCTGCGTCCTCAACGACAAAAAGGTCGGGATCAAGCGGCGGAGACCGGAGGAGGTTCAGGAGCAGCGGCCCTCGCTGGACCTCGCCAAGATGACCCAGGTAAGAGGCGGCGGTGCCGTCCCTGGCAGGGCCCTGCGGACGGGGCTCAGCAGCGAGGCGATGCTGTTCTCTGCTTTGCTAAGACTCCTTTAGCGTCCTCCTGAGGTGGCTCTGCCGTGTGCGGAGTAACGCGGGTGTGACGGGGAAGCGCGTCCTTCTGTCTGAGCAGAAAACCCGTTCCCCTCCAAATGGATTTCTTGAATAAATccctgcatttctcttctgcGCTGATTTTTGCACGCTGAGTCCACCGTGGTGTTGTTTCCTCCTGGCACGTGTTCCAATATGGAATATTGTTAATATTGAGATCAACAATATTAATAATAAGGGGGAATATGTTAAACCCCACATTTTTGAGTTCAGGAGGGAGGAGCCCCGAGCCTGCCGTGAGGAGGTGAAGGCAGCACCCCGAGGCACCTAGCTCTGGCTCCGTCAGGAGCCGAATTCACACCGCTACGGGCTTTACTTGCTCTTAGCCTCTGTAATTTTCCACTCTGGAGATGTtatcacatttcattttcagttgcaAACACAGAGCACAACCTCCCTCTTCAATCTGCCGTGCAAAGCAGATAACAGATCTGAAGTGCGAATCGGGGAGGATTTTGCTCCCGGGTCCTCTCCCTGCGAGACCAAGTGACTGGACTTTAGCTGCATCGAAGGACAGCGCGAGCAGCGTTTCCACTTTGCACtcataaaatttctttttctgctgttttacgATTCGACATTTCCCACATCCATAATTTATAGCCGTTAAGTCGATGACACCACCAGCTCCGTGTGGGATGGAGATAGCGGGGGGTCTGAAGACCCCGGGGCTCCTGCTGCGGGAGCAGGGGCTTTGCCCTGGCTGCCTCCCGGGGTGGGCTGTCTGCTTCTGCCGGCCAGAAAACTTCCCCCGTGGTTTCAGTTCGATGCGGTCGTCTGCTGCGCGGTGCTGCTGCGCTTCGTCCCAGAGGCAGCGGCGTCGGGAGCATCTGCCCTGATTTTCTTTGCACAGCCACGGCCGGCAAAGCCCGCCTGGTGCAAGGCATCCCCTTGTTCGCGGGGAAGCTGCTGGCACCAGTTCATCGGGTGGGATGGAGAAGCAGCCGTGGGGTTTCTTCCCTTGCCGTTCCCCAGCGGGGTGACATCCGACGCTGTACGTGTACCCCTCTTACAAGTACGCAATATTTTATGGTGTTTCATGCTTGGCAGTGCAGAGGGTGTTTGAAGGAGTGCAGTGGTGTTGGAGGAAGAGATtggcttctcctcctccagacGAGCTTAGAAGATAAAAAGGGTGAGGGAATCCCATATTTGGGTGGTAGCAGGGGAAGAACACGAGGGTTGCTCTCGTCTTCTGATAAACCACGCCAGCAATGTTTAATATGCTAAGCTTATTTTAGTAGCTCATAAGCTGGACGGGCAGTAAAAACAACTTCCACGTGTTATTATATTTTACTAGCCGCAGGCTGGAATAGCACAATTGCCCCCTCCTAATTCTCTCTGTACAAGCAGCCACTCGTTGCTTCACCTGTATGTGCGGTGCAGGATGTCCCGCGAGCCCGTGCGGGAGTTTCATGGCAAACCAAAGTGTGCAAAAGACCCAAATTGCCTCAAAACCGGTGGTGGGGAGGGCAAGGCTCAGGGCAAGGCTCAGGCCCAGAGCCCCACGAGCTGCTGCCATGGGGAGGGGACAAAGGTGACTGTCCCCAAATCGGTGTCAGACCCACGGGGGGCAATGCGAAGCGATGGCCGCGTCCCTCCAGCTGGCTCAGAAAGCAGCTTCACCGCTTGTTCCCCGGCAGCTCCTCGCTTTAAAACCAGCACGTTAAAACTGCCTTTGCCACCGCACGCTGACGACCGCCGCTTTCCTTGAGCCTCCGTTAATAACccactggggtgggaggaggtccACGGCTGTGGAAATGGGCCGACCAGGCTGAAAGCCCGCGGTGCAGAGCGGCTGGGGAAAGAGGGGGAAGGACATGGACCCAAGCGCAGGTGCCGGGGCTGGGAAATGGGCTGGTCCTCTTTCTGCGTGCCCAGCAGCGGCTGGGGAAATCTTCCTCATCCACGTTTCCTTCGATGGCGTTTTCTGGGGCTGTATTTGGAAATGCAAAGCGTAACTTGCATTTATACT from Mycteria americana isolate JAX WOST 10 ecotype Jacksonville Zoo and Gardens chromosome 6, USCA_MyAme_1.0, whole genome shotgun sequence includes:
- the FAM53B gene encoding protein FAM53B isoform X1, which produces MVMILTKTRENKGADSVTCRTELRTPKMSQGPTLFSCGVMENDRWRDLSRKCPLQLEQPGTSIWDCLSDKGEEGSRWPRETASTCSVTNLIKDLSLSDPHGNPLAPPSKRQCRSLSFSDEMSSCGTSWRPLGSKVWTPVEKRRCYSGGSVQRYSNGFATMQRSSSFSLPSRSNPLSCEHPALSSRLGCQPGTGPRKSAAGGHGGDRVDMQRSLSCSHDRFSSSEYCPPSASSTPASTPELGRRAGGLSRSRSQPCVLNDKKVGIKRRRPEEVQEQRPSLDLAKMTQNRQTFNSLTCLSTAAEDGSQRLPGPQPWTAAPRSPEVMPGRTPACTPVPEPPRSRADECRASRDDLSCEEEEEGGGKEEDGAAWRSGGTGAESLFQLDGEIDIEQIENN
- the FAM53B gene encoding protein FAM53B isoform X3 translates to MVMILTKTRENKGADSVTCRTELRTPKMSQGPTLFSCGVMENDRWRDLSRKCPLQLEQPGTSIWDCLSDKGEEGSRWPRETASTCSVTNLIKDLSLSDPHGNPLAPPSKRQCRSLSFSDEMSSCGTSWRPLGSKVWTPVEKRRCYSGGSVQRYSNGFATMQRSSSFSLPSRSNPLSCEHPALSSRLGCQPGTGPRKSAAGGHGGDRVDMQRSLSCSHDRFSSSEYCPPSASSTPASTPELGRRAGGLSRSRSQPCVLNDKKVGIKRRRPEEVQEQRPSLDLAKMTQLQHSLRSPSPRLSQLPLSPCLCRTARLSTALPALAPQPRTAPSGSPAPSHGPRPPAPRR
- the FAM53B gene encoding protein FAM53B isoform X2, whose translation is MVMILTKTRENKGADSVTCRTELRTPKMSQGPTLFSCGVMENDRWRDLSRKCPLQLEQPGTSIWDCLSDKGEEGSRWPRETASTCSVTNLIKDLSLSDPHGNPLAPPSKRQCRSLSFSDEMSSCGTSWRPLGSKVWTPVEKRRCYSGGSVQRYSNGFATMQRSSSFSLPSRSNPLSCEHPALSSRLGCQPGTGPRKSAAGGHGGDRVDMQRSLSCSHDRFSSSEYCPPSASSTPASTPELGRRAGGLSRSRSQPCVLNDKKVGIKRRRPEEVQEQRPSLDLAKMTQVGSLAHRCSRHGTDLPCPPRMPSGKDSFTIASDQGGKFVGWETEGLAGEIPGGQRELPFPSGGC
- the FAM53B gene encoding protein FAM53B isoform X4, with the translated sequence MVMILTKTRENKGADSVTCRTELRTPKMSQGPTLFSCGVMENDRWRDLSRKCPLQLEQPGTSIWDCLSDKGEEGSRWPRETASTCSVTNLIKDLSLSDPHGNPLAPPSKRQCRSLSFSDEMSSCGTSWRPLGSKVWTPVEKRRCYSGGSVQRYSNGFATMQRSSSFSLPSRSNPLSCEHPALSSRLGCQPGTGPRKSAAGGHGGDRVDMQRSLSCSHDRFSSSEYCPPSASSTPASTPELGRRAGGLSRSRSQPCVLNDKKVGIKRRRPEEVQEQRPSLDLAKMTQLQTQSTTSLFNLPCKADNRSEVRIGEDFAPGSSPCETK